A window of the Nycticebus coucang isolate mNycCou1 chromosome 3, mNycCou1.pri, whole genome shotgun sequence genome harbors these coding sequences:
- the CCDC159 gene encoding coiled-coil domain-containing protein 159 isoform X8, whose amino-acid sequence MKPSPPGSASDKTLHYTTHWSRTSETETVEPAVSEDTVRSVDWRTGWGLGPQPQGTPSFSNPDLLKERCNDQDLLKRLHSIAKKPVEASSSKVKAKSIMVVSDSQKLLRCELESLRSQLQAQTKAFEFLNHSVTMLEKESCLQQIKIQHLEEVLSPTGRKGEKDGPRWGMEQGRQELYEALAQGLEGLQKTLRDSEELQRVRTTRCLQLLAQEIQDCKKFLWEELELVREDVNFMYKKLQLQEGEISENLVNIQKMQKTQVKCRKILTKMKQQSYDTPTCLETEEMLPGGSGCWKDELQKELSDIWAAVHVLQDSIDSLTMCSRARPRDLSLKGHKGQWYVSSPLHSWDSDSDSDQGLFQPPYSKSRSFPPGA is encoded by the exons ATGAAACCCTCACCCCCAGGCTCTGCCTCAGACAAGACTTTGCACTATACAACTCACTGGTCCAGAACCTCAGAGACAGAGACAGTGGAACCTGCTGTTTccgaggacacagtgagaagtgTAGACTGGAGGACAGGGTGGGGCTTAGGGCCTCAGCCACAAGGGACTCCATCGTTTTCCAACCCGGATCTGCTAAAGGAACGCTGTAACGACCAGGACCTTTTGAAGAGGCTTCACAGCATAGCTAAG AAGCCTGTGGAGGCCAGCTCTTCCAAAGTCAAAG CTAAATCCATTATGGTGGTTTCCGACTCCCAGAAACTTCTGCGGTGTGAACTGGAGTCACTTAGGAGCCAGCTACAGGCCCAGACCAAG GCTTTTGAGTTCCTGAACCACTCAGTGACCATGTTGGAGAAGGAGAGCTGTCTGCAGCAAATCAAGATTCAGCATCTTGAAG AGGTGCTGAGCCCCACAGGCCGGAAGGGAGAGAAAGACGGACCCAGGTGGGGTATGGAGCAGGGTCGGCAGGAGCTATATGAGGCCCTagcccaggggctggagggaCTGCAGAAGACCCTGCGTGACAGTGAGGAGCTGCAGCGGGTCCGCACCACACGCTGCCTGCAGCTACTGGCCCAGGAGATCCAGGACTG CAAGAAGTTCCTGTGGGAGGAGTTGGAGCTGGTGCGGGAGGATGTGAATTTCATGTACAAGAAACTAC AGCTACAGGAGGGTGAGATTTCAGAGAACCTGGTGAACATCCAGAAGATGCAGAAGACACAGGTGAAGTGCCGAAAG ATCCTGACCAAGATGAAGCAGCAGAGTTATGATACACCTACCTGCCTGGAGACTGAGGAGATGCTGCCAGGAGGCAGTGGGTGCTGGAAGGATGAACTCCAGAAGGAACTGAGTGATATATG GGCTGCTGTGCACGTGCTGCAGGACTCCATCGACAGCCTCACCATGTGCTCCAGGGCCCGTCCCAGGGACTTGAGCCTCAAGG GGCATAAGGGGCAGTGGTATGTGAGCTCTCCGCTGCATTCCTGGGACTCAGACTCTGACTCAGACCAAGGCCTTTTCCAGCCACCTTACAGCAAGAGCCGCTCCTTCCCACCAGGTGCATAG